Proteins encoded within one genomic window of Paracoccus sp. TOH:
- a CDS encoding AbrB/MazE/SpoVT family DNA-binding domain-containing protein gives MQVNIKKWGNSASVRIPHSVMTAANLHVDQAVEVREEDGRVVIEPVQSLSYDLDKLLAGMTPDTFHDEVDFGAPVGKEVW, from the coding sequence ATGCAAGTGAACATCAAAAAATGGGGCAATAGCGCCTCTGTTCGGATTCCGCATTCGGTGATGACCGCCGCCAACCTGCATGTCGATCAGGCGGTTGAGGTGCGCGAGGAAGATGGCCGGGTCGTCATAGAACCCGTCCAGAGCCTTTCCTATGATCTGGACAAGCTGTTGGCCGGCATGACGCCCGACACCTTCCATGACGAGGTGGATTTCGGCGCTCCGGTCGGCAAGGAAGTCTGGTGA
- a CDS encoding AlpA family phage regulatory protein, translated as MRQPDRIIRMKTVQARTSLSRSTIYRKIAEGTFPAQLRISTNGAGWHESDINRWIANPVGWRPRGEFDFDDF; from the coding sequence ATGCGCCAACCAGACCGCATCATCCGCATGAAAACCGTTCAGGCCCGCACCAGCCTGTCCCGGTCCACCATCTACCGCAAGATCGCCGAGGGCACGTTTCCGGCCCAACTCAGAATCAGCACCAACGGCGCGGGCTGGCATGAATCCGACATCAATCGCTGGATCGCAAACCCTGTCGGATGGCGGCCACGCGGCGAGTTCGACTTCGATGACTTCTGA